One genomic window of Stieleria sp. JC731 includes the following:
- a CDS encoding anthranilate synthase component I family protein, whose translation MPLVTPLDSSLDPVAIFRSLRPLRRRIWLDSGAGTSPIGKPSRDEKSPPSEACDPHARYSFFTADPIFELQANPGDEDPWPELRRLAECLPSCDIASLASDASRCDQDEQTSVQALPPFQGGLAGIIGYESSRWIEPHELADCHLDQVDDLPTPAMSFGLFDWTIAIDHFESKIWLICQGWEKAMFSDTAFDDANQQTYCQQRMAILAAERRDQILSLIQQHVDQANESDGPCACSDSFLEPNAETRSGVTNNLVSSNFADGEFRSSVGEIVEGIGRGDSFQVNLAQRLTAQQTCSPEELYLSLRAANPAPQSGFYDGGSFHVLSSSPEGFLQIRDKHVVTRPIKGTRKRTGDESIDRLLAEELMSSEKERAENIMIVDLMRNDLSQVCTDESVQVTQLCQLERYEFVQHLVSVVEADLKEDANVVDCLRACFPGGSITGAPKIEAMKIIARLEPNPRGPYCGSMGYISCSGHADFNILIRTITATAGGLQIPVGGGITARSEPAAEEAETWAKAEGMLRSLGPYEVKTAQFAGDLDQ comes from the coding sequence ATGCCACTGGTCACCCCGCTCGACAGTTCACTCGATCCGGTGGCAATCTTCCGATCCCTGCGACCACTTAGACGCCGCATCTGGCTGGATTCGGGTGCCGGAACAAGCCCGATCGGAAAGCCTTCCCGCGATGAAAAGTCGCCGCCCAGCGAGGCATGCGACCCGCACGCGAGATACTCGTTCTTCACGGCTGATCCAATCTTCGAATTGCAAGCCAATCCGGGTGACGAAGATCCCTGGCCGGAGCTTCGACGATTGGCCGAGTGCCTGCCCAGCTGCGATATCGCATCTTTAGCAAGCGATGCTTCGAGGTGTGATCAAGACGAACAAACTTCAGTTCAAGCACTGCCTCCCTTCCAAGGTGGATTGGCTGGGATCATCGGCTACGAATCATCTCGCTGGATCGAGCCTCATGAACTGGCCGATTGCCACCTCGATCAAGTCGATGACTTGCCCACCCCGGCAATGTCCTTTGGCCTATTCGACTGGACGATCGCCATCGACCACTTCGAGTCAAAAATCTGGTTGATTTGCCAAGGCTGGGAAAAGGCGATGTTCAGCGACACCGCCTTTGATGACGCGAACCAACAGACTTACTGCCAACAGCGAATGGCGATCCTCGCCGCTGAACGACGCGATCAGATACTGTCTCTGATTCAGCAGCACGTCGACCAAGCGAATGAAAGCGACGGCCCGTGCGCTTGTTCGGATTCTTTCTTGGAACCTAACGCAGAAACACGTTCCGGTGTGACTAACAATCTTGTCAGCAGCAACTTTGCCGACGGCGAGTTCAGAAGCTCTGTTGGTGAAATTGTCGAAGGCATCGGACGCGGCGATTCGTTCCAAGTCAACCTGGCGCAGCGTTTAACGGCTCAGCAAACGTGCTCTCCCGAAGAGCTTTATTTGTCGCTTCGCGCTGCCAACCCCGCTCCGCAGTCCGGGTTTTATGATGGCGGATCCTTTCACGTCCTAAGCTCATCACCGGAAGGGTTCCTGCAAATCCGTGACAAACACGTTGTCACCCGCCCCATCAAAGGCACTCGCAAACGGACCGGAGACGAATCGATCGATCGGCTACTTGCCGAGGAACTGATGTCGAGCGAAAAAGAGCGGGCTGAGAACATCATGATCGTTGATCTGATGCGCAACGACTTGTCGCAAGTTTGCACCGATGAAAGCGTTCAAGTCACACAGCTATGCCAACTTGAGCGTTATGAATTTGTGCAGCACTTGGTCTCGGTTGTCGAAGCCGACTTAAAAGAAGACGCCAACGTGGTCGACTGCTTGCGAGCCTGTTTTCCCGGCGGCAGCATCACCGGTGCACCGAAGATTGAGGCGATGAAGATTATCGCCAGGCTAGAGCCCAATCCACGAGGCCCCTATTGCGGCTCGATGGGCTACATCAGCTGTTCCGGGCACGCGGATTTCAACATCTTGATCCGCACCATCACCGCCACCGCGGGCGGACTGCAAATCCCGGTCGGCGGCGGCATCACCGCCCGCAGCGAGCCTGCAGCCGAAGAAGCCGAAACGTGGGCCAAAGCCGAAGGAATGTTGCGTTCGTTAGGCCCATACGAGGTGAAAACAGCTCAATTTGCTGGAGATCTTGATCAGTAA
- the rpsL gene encoding 30S ribosomal protein S12 → MPTINQLVRKRRKTKRRQSKSPVLEKCPQKQGVCLQVRTMTPKKPNSALRKISRVKLSNGKEVTVYIPGEGHNLQEHSIVLVRGGRIRDLPGVRYQVVRGSRDALGVEGRKRSRSRYGAKK, encoded by the coding sequence ATGCCAACGATCAACCAACTCGTCCGAAAACGACGCAAAACCAAACGCAGACAAAGTAAGTCGCCCGTTCTGGAGAAGTGCCCCCAAAAGCAAGGGGTGTGTTTGCAAGTACGGACGATGACCCCCAAGAAGCCGAACTCGGCACTGCGAAAGATCTCGCGGGTCAAGTTGAGCAACGGAAAAGAGGTCACCGTCTACATTCCTGGCGAAGGCCACAACCTACAAGAACACTCGATCGTTCTTGTTCGTGGTGGACGGATTCGTGACCTTCCTGGTGTTCGCTATCAGGTCGTTCGCGGAAGCCGTGACGCATTGGGTGTTGAAGGCCGTAAGCGTTCACGCAGCCGTTACGGGGCGAAGAAGTAA
- a CDS encoding endonuclease domain-containing protein → MKRTTRRPGAISFARDQRARANELANDVWQMVRGRRCCGEKFRREYPIGPYCVDFCCVALKLVVEVDGEEHFTDEGRVHDRKRDRYLRELGFEIVRFEGYQVLNEPRMVRDCIVAAIRKRQSD, encoded by the coding sequence ATGAAACGAACGACTCGCCGGCCAGGTGCGATTTCGTTTGCTCGTGATCAGCGGGCTCGGGCAAATGAGCTTGCTAACGATGTGTGGCAAATGGTTCGCGGACGTCGTTGCTGCGGTGAGAAGTTCCGGCGCGAGTATCCGATCGGACCGTACTGCGTCGACTTTTGCTGTGTCGCGCTGAAGCTTGTTGTTGAAGTCGACGGCGAAGAACACTTCACCGACGAAGGGCGCGTGCATGATCGGAAACGCGATCGATACTTGAGGGAGCTGGGGTTTGAAATCGTTCGTTTTGAAGGCTATCAGGTCTTGAACGAGCCCAGGATGGTTCGTGATTGCATCGTGGCTGCCATTCGAAAACGGCAATCCGACTGA
- a CDS encoding DUF4011 domain-containing protein, which yields MELEAVIEKTRRDLLELTARNRLIHTPLEGKRKSWLQIDDERSDQLFDLLVRQGKTMSFLSANAVADSASATDTEDDDRERDEFLRQFDSADESPLPNRADDDRPGDVDLQGDESVDEGAVHERHTDRFLQTQVAADSLDDRLLKIYYEARSAEEEQGVSILYLACGFLLWRESKTSDVNRYAPLLLLPVEMSRHSAQTKFRLKFRDADVVTNLSIQARLRQDFDLQLPDLPEDVSEEPDWTPKQYFDEVRQCIDGREGWQVLDNEILLWFFSFTKFLMFRDLSPSSWPEEASLADNDLIAGLLGQGFSPGSALPPLCGDDEPIDEMINPADVVHVTDADSSQAVVIEEIIRGRNLVVQGPPGTGKSQTITNAIAAAVHAGKRVLFVAEKMAALDVVKRRLDAVGLGPMTLELHSHKARKREIIEDLKNTLELGAPAALPSSIANELRQSSHRLRQHDHVLHTPVGTSGRSPYQVMGRWLTLQQRGRTVPAYRLNRLCDWSPEDFGEFLHLAKELDQLLEASGTPQANPWHGVCCTPMTPANVDRLLTSLSPIADKIEKLRQANSELAGLLGLPPASNLAQTVDVAKLARHVMRFPKFGDRNAIDNHAWENGIDQIQSQLSAVQQLQQARQELGETVNDIAFTVDWSAARIAIAAHGKSWLRIFNGQYRNAIATLRGVLAAPLPKDADARVTLIDSIIAIQKSSRQVESIDAAARAMLGSLWAGEATDVQKCEAIVAWVNEGQQTKLTQQHARRLVAAISEPNALQGPLAQIQSLLKEIDESLRSLSATLKIDFQRAFRCSDSRTTDLAAWTDRLTAWQDAGAQLSHYLATMARINKFRDAELAAFADDIELGNFVSGTVADQLELVRCDAIIAKAWQERPDLANFHGDTYEKLRDRFANLDLARIEASRVDVARKHHDQLPARSADGGQVGVVMHEANKKRRHIPLRRLIREAGRAIQKIKPVFMMSPLSVAQYLEPGAVEFDLLVIDEASQVQPVDALGAIARSKQIVVVGDQKQLPPTDFFGRMGDERVDDDDDGVSSASDLESILGLCEARGLPSRMLRWHYRSRHESLIAVSNRQFYDDRLYIVPSPISEGGDLGLRFRYVSDGCYDRGGSRTNRIEAQAVADAVLQHARETPHLSLGVATFSAAQRDAVRDEIERRRKEDDSVEEFFSAGGVEPFFVKSLENVQGDQRDVIFISIGYARDKDNYFAHSFGPLNRKGGERRLNVLISRAASACHVFASIKSDDIDLSRTQSEGIAALKMFLHYAEHGRLDAARSHGDADSLFEEQVAKALRNRGLEVDHQIGVGGFFIDLAIRDPQRGGRYLMGIECDGAQYHSARWVRDRDRIRQQVLEARGWHIHRIWSTDWFQRPDEQIEKTIEALGLAQQHWKKIDEGEHLAEAARQEQRDANQKSPVAIERHEPVDAEDSYESLRIDYVETTAEPTDSGTGPNDLKDSPFEAMVSRVILAESPIHIDEIGRRMIALCGQGRLTNALKSRLAETIQQMQNAGSVIQRGDFVYHTDQKVFPVRYRKELENAKLRNTDFISPEELRNAIVIVVENQIGTDMAETFTSVAKLFGISNGKTLQTNIEAQIDHLLSQAALEDRAGNLFVAPRTSRAC from the coding sequence GTGGAACTTGAAGCGGTCATCGAAAAAACTAGGCGCGATCTCTTAGAACTGACCGCGCGCAACCGACTGATCCATACGCCCCTGGAGGGCAAGCGAAAGTCTTGGTTGCAGATCGATGATGAACGAAGCGATCAATTATTTGATCTGTTAGTTCGCCAAGGCAAAACGATGTCGTTCTTGTCCGCAAACGCCGTGGCCGACTCCGCTTCGGCGACTGACACGGAGGACGACGATCGGGAACGTGACGAGTTTCTCCGTCAGTTCGATTCGGCAGACGAGAGCCCGCTGCCCAATCGCGCCGATGACGACCGACCAGGCGACGTAGACCTTCAAGGCGACGAATCGGTTGATGAAGGTGCTGTGCATGAACGCCATACCGACCGTTTTTTGCAAACGCAGGTTGCAGCCGATTCGCTCGACGATCGCCTTCTAAAGATCTACTACGAAGCACGCAGCGCCGAAGAAGAACAAGGCGTCAGCATCCTCTATCTCGCCTGTGGATTTTTGCTGTGGCGTGAATCAAAAACGTCGGATGTCAATCGGTACGCGCCATTGCTGCTGCTGCCGGTCGAAATGTCGCGTCACTCAGCGCAAACCAAATTTCGTTTGAAATTCCGCGATGCCGATGTCGTGACAAACCTTTCGATTCAAGCTCGATTGCGTCAAGACTTCGATTTGCAACTGCCCGACTTGCCAGAAGACGTCAGCGAAGAACCGGACTGGACGCCAAAGCAATACTTCGATGAAGTCCGTCAATGCATCGACGGTCGTGAAGGATGGCAAGTCTTGGACAACGAGATCTTGCTTTGGTTCTTTTCCTTCACCAAGTTTTTGATGTTCCGGGATTTGTCGCCATCGAGCTGGCCTGAAGAAGCAAGTTTGGCTGACAACGACTTGATCGCAGGTCTACTGGGACAAGGCTTTTCGCCTGGCAGTGCCCTGCCGCCCCTGTGCGGTGACGACGAGCCGATTGATGAAATGATCAACCCGGCAGATGTCGTCCACGTGACCGATGCCGATTCCTCACAAGCGGTTGTGATCGAAGAGATTATCCGTGGTCGCAATCTCGTTGTTCAAGGTCCGCCAGGAACCGGAAAGTCGCAAACAATTACCAACGCGATCGCTGCAGCGGTGCACGCTGGCAAGAGGGTTCTGTTTGTCGCCGAAAAGATGGCCGCTCTCGACGTGGTCAAGCGACGACTCGATGCTGTTGGCCTCGGCCCGATGACGTTGGAACTGCATAGCCACAAAGCTCGCAAACGAGAGATCATCGAAGATCTAAAAAATACATTGGAACTTGGTGCGCCAGCCGCTTTGCCGAGTAGCATTGCCAACGAACTTCGCCAGTCTTCTCACCGACTGCGGCAGCACGATCATGTGCTGCACACTCCGGTGGGCACCAGCGGGCGGTCTCCATATCAAGTAATGGGGCGTTGGTTGACGCTGCAACAACGCGGACGAACGGTTCCTGCTTACCGGCTGAATCGACTGTGTGACTGGTCGCCCGAAGACTTTGGCGAGTTTCTTCACTTGGCCAAAGAACTTGACCAGTTGTTGGAAGCTTCCGGAACGCCGCAGGCAAACCCCTGGCATGGCGTTTGTTGTACGCCGATGACACCGGCAAACGTTGATCGGCTGTTAACTTCGCTTTCACCCATTGCCGACAAGATCGAAAAGCTTCGCCAAGCCAACTCTGAATTAGCCGGCTTATTGGGACTTCCTCCGGCAAGCAACCTTGCTCAGACCGTTGATGTGGCCAAGCTCGCACGTCACGTGATGCGGTTTCCAAAGTTCGGCGATCGGAACGCCATCGACAATCATGCCTGGGAAAACGGGATCGATCAGATCCAAAGTCAGCTCTCAGCGGTTCAGCAGCTTCAACAAGCCCGCCAGGAACTCGGCGAAACGGTCAACGATATTGCGTTCACGGTCGATTGGTCCGCCGCTAGGATCGCCATCGCGGCACACGGAAAAAGCTGGCTCAGGATTTTCAACGGGCAATACAGGAATGCGATCGCGACTCTGCGAGGCGTTTTGGCGGCGCCGTTGCCCAAGGACGCCGATGCACGAGTAACGCTAATCGATAGTATCATCGCGATTCAAAAATCGAGTCGCCAAGTTGAATCGATTGACGCAGCCGCACGTGCGATGTTGGGATCACTCTGGGCTGGTGAAGCGACCGATGTTCAGAAGTGCGAAGCGATTGTGGCTTGGGTGAATGAAGGGCAGCAAACAAAGCTAACCCAGCAACACGCTCGGCGACTTGTGGCGGCGATATCCGAACCGAACGCACTGCAGGGGCCACTCGCACAGATTCAATCACTTCTCAAAGAGATTGATGAAAGCTTGCGTTCGTTGTCAGCAACCTTGAAAATTGATTTTCAACGAGCGTTTCGATGCAGCGATTCTCGCACAACCGACTTGGCCGCATGGACCGATCGATTGACTGCATGGCAGGACGCGGGGGCTCAGCTAAGTCACTACTTGGCCACGATGGCGCGAATCAATAAGTTCCGTGACGCCGAACTGGCTGCCTTTGCCGATGACATTGAATTGGGAAACTTCGTTTCTGGAACCGTCGCCGATCAGTTGGAATTGGTGCGATGTGATGCGATCATCGCGAAGGCTTGGCAGGAACGACCCGACCTAGCGAACTTCCACGGTGACACTTATGAAAAGCTACGTGATCGGTTCGCCAATTTAGACCTTGCCCGAATCGAAGCCAGCCGAGTCGACGTGGCAAGGAAGCACCATGATCAATTGCCTGCCCGATCCGCTGACGGTGGTCAGGTCGGCGTCGTGATGCATGAAGCCAACAAGAAACGCCGGCATATTCCTCTGCGGCGTTTAATTCGTGAAGCCGGTCGTGCGATTCAAAAGATCAAACCGGTATTCATGATGAGTCCACTTTCGGTGGCGCAGTACCTGGAGCCGGGCGCTGTCGAATTTGACCTGTTGGTTATCGACGAGGCTAGCCAAGTGCAGCCGGTCGATGCGTTGGGGGCAATCGCACGCAGCAAGCAGATCGTCGTGGTGGGCGATCAAAAACAACTGCCACCAACAGACTTTTTCGGACGAATGGGGGACGAGCGCGTTGACGATGACGACGATGGAGTCAGCAGCGCAAGCGATTTGGAAAGCATTCTTGGGCTATGCGAAGCTCGCGGATTGCCAAGTCGAATGTTGCGATGGCACTATCGCAGTCGCCACGAATCGTTGATCGCCGTTAGCAATCGCCAGTTCTACGACGATCGGCTTTATATCGTTCCCAGTCCGATCAGCGAGGGCGGAGATCTAGGACTGCGTTTTCGATACGTCAGTGACGGTTGCTACGATCGTGGTGGGTCTCGGACCAATCGAATCGAAGCTCAAGCGGTTGCCGATGCAGTACTGCAGCATGCTCGCGAGACTCCACACTTGTCATTGGGGGTTGCGACCTTTAGTGCGGCCCAGCGTGACGCCGTTCGAGATGAAATCGAACGACGTCGTAAAGAAGATGACTCTGTCGAAGAATTCTTCAGCGCCGGCGGAGTCGAGCCCTTCTTCGTAAAGAGCTTAGAAAACGTCCAAGGGGACCAGCGCGATGTCATCTTCATTTCGATCGGATACGCTCGTGACAAAGACAATTATTTTGCTCATAGCTTCGGTCCCCTCAATCGCAAAGGCGGCGAACGGCGTCTAAATGTTTTGATCAGCCGAGCGGCTTCGGCTTGTCACGTCTTCGCTTCGATCAAGTCCGACGATATCGACCTTTCAAGAACGCAAAGTGAAGGCATCGCGGCATTGAAAATGTTTTTGCACTATGCCGAACATGGTCGACTCGATGCGGCACGTTCCCATGGCGATGCCGATAGTTTGTTCGAGGAACAGGTTGCCAAAGCCCTTCGCAACCGTGGCTTGGAGGTCGATCATCAGATTGGTGTCGGTGGCTTCTTTATCGATTTAGCGATTCGTGATCCACAGCGTGGTGGTCGATATCTGATGGGAATCGAATGCGACGGTGCGCAGTATCACAGTGCCCGTTGGGTGCGTGACCGTGATCGGATCCGTCAGCAAGTGCTCGAAGCACGTGGCTGGCATATCCACCGCATCTGGAGCACCGACTGGTTTCAACGTCCTGACGAACAGATCGAAAAAACGATCGAAGCCCTGGGGCTTGCGCAGCAGCATTGGAAGAAGATTGACGAAGGTGAGCATCTCGCCGAGGCGGCCCGTCAAGAGCAGCGAGACGCTAACCAGAAATCGCCGGTTGCGATTGAGCGACACGAACCGGTCGATGCAGAGGATAGCTACGAATCACTGCGTATTGACTACGTCGAGACGACCGCTGAACCGACTGATTCTGGGACCGGGCCGAACGATCTCAAGGACTCGCCATTCGAAGCGATGGTCTCGCGAGTGATACTTGCCGAATCACCGATTCACATCGACGAGATCGGCCGTCGCATGATCGCATTGTGCGGTCAAGGCAGGCTGACCAACGCACTGAAGAGTCGCTTGGCAGAAACGATTCAGCAGATGCAGAACGCCGGTTCGGTCATTCAACGCGGCGACTTTGTTTATCATACCGACCAGAAAGTTTTCCCGGTTCGCTATCGCAAAGAACTTGAGAACGCGAAGTTGCGGAACACCGATTTCATTTCGCCGGAAGAATTACGAAACGCGATTGTCATCGTCGTAGAAAATCAGATCGGCACTGACATGGCGGAGACATTCACTTCGGTCGCAAAGCTCTTCGGAATCAGCAACGGCAAAACGCTGCAAACGAACATCGAAGCTCAGATCGATCACCTACTCAGCCAGGCCGCCCTAGAAGATCGCGCCGGAAACCTTTTCGTCGCTCCCCGTACGTCAAGGGCCTGCTAG
- a CDS encoding class I SAM-dependent methyltransferase: MRESIAFLKEFAKSPTKVGAIAPSSPGLVHAMVDSFDWDSVRGVVEFGPGTGVFTEAVVARLHPEARFVAIERSPEMVSIARKRCPEANIVEDSVTNLDAICDQAGIGQVDAVLCGLPWASFPESLQREIMDVTLGRMADNAHFATFAYWQGVVLPAGRRFSKLLRSSFSKVERSHTVWRNLPPAFVYRCAK; this comes from the coding sequence TTGCGAGAATCGATTGCATTCCTAAAAGAGTTCGCCAAGAGCCCCACCAAGGTCGGCGCGATTGCCCCCAGCAGCCCTGGCCTTGTTCATGCGATGGTCGACTCGTTCGATTGGGATTCTGTCCGCGGCGTCGTCGAGTTCGGACCCGGAACGGGTGTCTTTACCGAAGCCGTCGTCGCTCGACTGCATCCGGAGGCAAGGTTTGTGGCGATTGAGCGAAGCCCGGAAATGGTCTCGATCGCTCGAAAGCGTTGTCCTGAAGCCAATATCGTTGAAGACAGCGTGACCAACTTGGACGCGATCTGCGATCAAGCGGGAATTGGTCAAGTCGACGCCGTGCTTTGCGGGTTGCCATGGGCTTCATTCCCGGAATCGTTGCAGCGTGAAATCATGGACGTGACTTTGGGGCGGATGGCCGACAATGCGCATTTCGCCACATTCGCCTATTGGCAAGGCGTCGTGCTACCGGCGGGCCGGCGCTTTTCAAAGTTGCTGCGTTCCAGTTTTTCTAAGGTCGAACGTTCACACACGGTTTGGCGAAATTTGCCACCGGCGTTCGTTTACCGCTGTGCCAAATGA
- the rpsG gene encoding 30S ribosomal protein S7, translated as MGRITASKKQMKGDPRHGSLLASKFINCLMLDGKKTVAQKVFYDALEDLSKRDGTDGQEPIEIFEQAIENIKPYIEVRSKRVGGASYQVPMQVNRARQQSLAIRWVLEAVRSKKGRPMHLKLADELMAGFKKEGVAYTKRENTHRMAEANKAFSHFAW; from the coding sequence ATGGGACGGATCACTGCAAGTAAGAAGCAGATGAAAGGCGACCCGCGACACGGTTCGCTGCTGGCAAGCAAGTTCATCAACTGCCTAATGTTGGACGGCAAAAAGACCGTCGCGCAAAAGGTGTTTTATGACGCCTTGGAAGACCTTTCCAAGCGAGATGGTACCGACGGCCAAGAGCCCATCGAGATCTTCGAACAAGCCATCGAGAACATCAAGCCATACATCGAAGTTCGCAGCAAGCGAGTCGGTGGTGCGAGTTACCAGGTTCCGATGCAAGTGAACCGAGCTCGTCAACAGAGCTTGGCGATTCGCTGGGTGTTGGAAGCTGTCCGCAGCAAGAAAGGTCGCCCAATGCACCTGAAGTTGGCTGACGAACTGATGGCTGGCTTCAAGAAAGAAGGTGTTGCCTACACCAAACGCGAAAACACACACCGTATGGCTGAAGCCAACAAGGCGTTCTCGCACTTCGCATGGTGA
- the tsaD gene encoding tRNA (adenosine(37)-N6)-threonylcarbamoyltransferase complex transferase subunit TsaD, giving the protein MTILTLESTCDETAAAVISDSGAVLGQCIATQETLHERFGGVVPEVAARAHLERILPVIDTAITKSGVTATDLTAIAVADRPGLAGSLLVGVVAAKTLAVAWQKPLVSINHLHAHLYACQMACSESVYPSIGLVVSGGHTSLYHCTSPLDLDYLGGTIDDAAGEAFDKVGAMLELGFPGGPAVSRLAESGNPKAYDYPRSMIGDPGYRFSFSGLKTAVRYTIAPPPAKIVSAAHLDQQAKADICASFQAAVVDVLVRKSVRAIKEHQAQHLIVGGGVAANPELRKRLTEAADKHRFKLVIAPPELCTDNAAMGAIALEKVKRGEFADLDLDITAGLQRGF; this is encoded by the coding sequence ATGACAATTCTCACACTTGAATCGACTTGCGACGAGACCGCTGCGGCCGTCATTTCCGACTCCGGAGCGGTTTTGGGACAGTGTATCGCGACCCAAGAAACACTGCACGAGCGTTTCGGAGGAGTCGTCCCCGAAGTCGCCGCCAGAGCTCACCTGGAACGAATCCTTCCCGTGATCGACACCGCGATCACTAAATCCGGCGTGACCGCCACAGATTTAACCGCCATCGCCGTTGCCGACCGCCCTGGACTGGCAGGTTCTTTGTTGGTCGGCGTTGTCGCGGCAAAAACTTTGGCCGTAGCTTGGCAAAAGCCGCTCGTTTCTATCAACCACCTGCACGCCCATTTGTACGCCTGCCAAATGGCCTGCAGCGAAAGCGTTTACCCCTCGATTGGTCTGGTGGTCAGCGGAGGGCACACAAGTCTGTACCACTGCACCAGTCCGCTGGACCTGGATTACCTGGGCGGCACTATCGATGACGCCGCCGGTGAGGCCTTTGATAAAGTCGGCGCGATGCTGGAACTGGGCTTCCCCGGCGGCCCGGCTGTCAGTCGCCTTGCCGAATCAGGAAACCCCAAAGCATATGACTACCCGCGATCGATGATCGGCGATCCGGGATATCGATTCAGCTTTAGCGGATTAAAAACGGCAGTCCGCTACACCATCGCCCCGCCACCGGCAAAAATCGTCTCCGCAGCACACCTGGATCAACAGGCCAAAGCCGATATCTGTGCTTCCTTTCAAGCCGCAGTCGTCGACGTCCTAGTCCGCAAAAGCGTTCGAGCAATCAAGGAGCACCAGGCCCAGCACCTGATCGTCGGCGGCGGGGTCGCGGCAAACCCTGAACTACGCAAGCGTCTGACTGAGGCGGCAGACAAGCATCGATTCAAACTGGTCATCGCCCCACCCGAGCTTTGTACCGACAATGCGGCGATGGGCGCGATCGCCTTAGAAAAAGTCAAACGGGGCGAGTTTGCCGACTTGGACCTGGATATCACCGCAGGATTGCAACGCGGCTTTTAA